The Noviherbaspirillum saxi genome includes a window with the following:
- the ychF gene encoding redox-regulated ATPase YchF codes for MSLKCGIVGLPNVGKSTLFNALTKAGIAAENYPFCTIEPNVGIVEVPDPRLTQLSDIVKPERIVPAVVEFVDIAGLVAGASKGEGLGNQFLAHIRETDAIVNVVRCFEDPNVIHVAGKVSPLDDIAVIQTELALADMGTVEKAIHRENKKARSGDKEAAKLVELLERIMPQLNDAKPVRAMGLDAEEMAIIKSLCLITAKPAMYVANVSDTGFTNNPLLDQLSAYAQEQNAPIVAICAAIEAEIADLDDADKGEFLADMGMEEPGLDRLIRAGFKLLGLQTYFTAGVKEVRAWTVQVGATAPQAAGVIHTDFERGFIRAQTITFEDFISYKGEQGAKEAGKMRAEGKEYIVKDGDVLNFLFNV; via the coding sequence ATGAGTCTCAAATGCGGCATCGTCGGCCTGCCTAACGTCGGCAAATCCACCCTGTTCAATGCGCTGACCAAAGCGGGCATCGCGGCGGAAAACTACCCCTTCTGCACGATCGAGCCGAACGTCGGCATCGTTGAAGTACCCGATCCCCGCCTCACGCAGCTTTCCGACATCGTAAAGCCGGAGCGCATCGTACCGGCAGTTGTCGAGTTCGTTGACATCGCTGGTCTGGTCGCGGGTGCATCCAAGGGCGAAGGTCTGGGCAATCAATTTCTTGCCCACATCCGCGAAACCGACGCCATCGTCAACGTGGTGCGCTGCTTCGAAGACCCCAACGTGATCCACGTCGCAGGCAAGGTCAGCCCGCTCGACGATATCGCCGTGATCCAGACCGAACTCGCGTTGGCCGACATGGGCACGGTCGAAAAAGCGATCCATCGTGAAAACAAGAAGGCACGTTCGGGCGACAAGGAAGCCGCCAAATTAGTCGAACTGCTGGAGCGCATCATGCCCCAGCTGAACGATGCGAAGCCGGTACGCGCAATGGGCCTGGACGCCGAAGAAATGGCGATCATCAAGTCGCTCTGCCTGATCACCGCCAAGCCTGCCATGTATGTCGCCAACGTATCCGATACCGGCTTCACCAATAATCCCCTGCTCGACCAGTTAAGCGCGTATGCACAGGAACAGAATGCGCCTATCGTCGCAATCTGCGCGGCGATCGAAGCAGAAATCGCGGACCTGGACGATGCGGACAAAGGAGAATTCCTGGCCGACATGGGCATGGAAGAACCCGGCCTGGACCGTCTGATCCGCGCCGGCTTCAAGTTGCTTGGACTGCAAACCTATTTCACCGCTGGCGTGAAGGAAGTGCGCGCCTGGACCGTGCAGGTCGGCGCAACCGCACCGCAGGCAGCCGGGGTGATCCACACCGACTTCGAACGCGGCTTCATCCGCGCGCAAACCATCACGTTCGAGGATTTTATTTCGTACAAGGGCGAACAGGGCGCGAAGGAAGCCGGCAAGATGCGCGCCGAAGGCAAGGAATATATCGTCAAGGATGGCGATGTGCTGAATTTCCTGTTCAACGTCTAG
- a CDS encoding patatin-like phospholipase family protein translates to MHAGPKALAHLRTHGLRAQDIAIVPGAAGGPKGLILQKLDQWMFGSWLPSAPRERTLIGASIGAWRMAAACLADPVSAFQRLGDRYCEQSYPRRPSARYVSDTCRNVLDGVISGHEHEVTTHLHYRLNILISRGLGLLKAPTRNAAVGTGFGLAVLGNLVSRSQLASHLARVVVGDQREPSSWLRKKFDAFDTQFATLTADNLGTALLASGTLPFTMEPVRKISKAPAGTYWDGGLIDYHLALPYSRIAASPTSGLVLYPHFGDSIVPGWLDKSLPWRRAHIGPQREWLDNVILLSPSRAFLDVLPRRKLPDRKDFHYYGLDNAARIHAWKRAITEGERLRDALAAFVEKPNLDLIRPI, encoded by the coding sequence ATGCACGCAGGCCCAAAGGCGCTGGCTCATTTGCGCACGCACGGTTTGCGTGCGCAGGACATTGCGATCGTTCCCGGCGCGGCAGGTGGACCCAAGGGACTGATCCTGCAAAAACTCGATCAATGGATGTTCGGCAGCTGGCTGCCTTCCGCGCCGCGCGAACGCACGCTGATCGGCGCTTCAATAGGTGCATGGAGGATGGCAGCCGCCTGCCTCGCGGACCCGGTGTCGGCATTTCAGCGGCTGGGCGACCGGTACTGCGAGCAAAGCTATCCGCGCCGCCCGTCGGCGCGTTATGTGTCCGACACCTGCCGCAATGTCCTCGATGGGGTCATCAGTGGACATGAGCATGAAGTCACTACGCATCTTCATTACCGTCTCAATATTCTGATATCGCGTGGCCTTGGCCTGCTGAAAGCGCCGACACGGAATGCGGCGGTCGGTACCGGCTTTGGACTGGCAGTACTTGGTAATCTGGTATCGCGGTCGCAGCTGGCTTCCCACCTTGCGCGCGTCGTGGTCGGCGACCAGCGAGAGCCATCATCCTGGCTGAGGAAAAAATTCGATGCCTTCGATACCCAGTTCGCCACCCTCACGGCCGATAACCTGGGGACTGCGCTTCTTGCATCCGGCACGCTGCCGTTCACGATGGAACCGGTACGCAAAATTTCGAAAGCCCCTGCAGGCACATACTGGGACGGCGGTCTGATCGACTACCACCTCGCCCTGCCCTATTCCCGCATCGCCGCCAGCCCGACGAGCGGGCTGGTGCTCTACCCGCATTTTGGCGACAGCATCGTGCCGGGCTGGCTCGACAAATCGCTGCCCTGGCGCCGCGCGCACATCGGCCCGCAGCGCGAATGGCTGGACAATGTGATTCTGCTATCGCCCTCGCGCGCATTTCTCGATGTCTTACCGCGACGCAAACTACCGGACCGCAAGGATTTTCATTATTACGGTTTGGACAACGCGGCACGCATTCATGCCTGGAAGCGGGCAATCACCGAAGGTGAGCGCTTGCGCGATGCACTGGCGGCATTTGTCGAAAAACCGAACCTCGATCTCATCCGGCCAATCTGA
- the pth gene encoding aminoacyl-tRNA hydrolase → MSIRLIVGLGNPGPEYEQTRHNAGFWLVDRLAGNRLVRESRYNALAAKTNIAGQEVWLLEPQTYMNRSGQSVGALARFFKIAPDEVLVIHDELDLPPGAAKIKKGGSSGGHNGLKDISSALGTQDYWRLRIGIGHPRSMSLQQAVVDYVLHRPRKEEQLLIDEAIDKSIEVIPTLCEGKFEAAMMKLHSAK, encoded by the coding sequence ATGTCCATTCGCCTCATTGTCGGTCTGGGCAATCCCGGGCCCGAATACGAGCAGACGCGCCACAATGCCGGTTTTTGGCTGGTCGACAGACTTGCCGGTAACCGTCTGGTGCGCGAATCCCGCTATAACGCCCTGGCGGCAAAGACCAATATCGCCGGCCAGGAAGTCTGGCTGCTTGAACCGCAAACCTACATGAACCGTTCCGGCCAGTCGGTAGGTGCTCTGGCACGCTTTTTCAAGATTGCACCGGACGAAGTGCTGGTCATCCACGATGAACTCGATTTGCCACCAGGTGCTGCCAAGATAAAAAAAGGTGGATCGTCGGGCGGTCATAATGGCTTGAAAGACATCAGCTCCGCACTGGGCACACAGGATTACTGGCGCCTGCGCATCGGCATCGGCCATCCGCGTTCCATGAGCCTGCAACAAGCGGTTGTCGACTACGTATTGCATCGCCCGCGCAAGGAAGAACAGCTTCTTATCGATGAAGCAATCGACAAGAGCATCGAAGTCATCCCCACGCTATGCGAAGGCAAGTTCGAAGCGGCAATGATGAAGCTGCATTCCGCAAAATAA
- a CDS encoding 50S ribosomal protein L25/general stress protein Ctc, producing the protein MKVIAFPRSEQGSGASRRLRNAGQTPGIIYGGKAAPVAIALDHNALYHALKKEAFHSSILDMDVEGKVEKVLLRDFQMHAYKQLVLHADFQRVDQNQKIHVKVPLHFVNAEISPAVKLGGAIISHVMNDLDVSCLPSDLPEFVEVDLSKVEAGASIHLSDINLPKGVSAVLHGQDNPTIAIASVPAGQVSADDAAAAEGDAEKK; encoded by the coding sequence ATGAAAGTTATCGCATTCCCACGCAGTGAGCAGGGGTCCGGAGCGAGCCGCCGCCTGCGCAATGCTGGCCAGACACCAGGCATCATCTATGGTGGCAAGGCTGCACCGGTCGCCATCGCTCTCGATCACAATGCGCTGTACCACGCGCTGAAGAAAGAAGCATTCCATTCGTCGATCCTCGACATGGACGTTGAAGGCAAGGTCGAAAAAGTCCTGCTGCGCGATTTCCAGATGCACGCTTACAAGCAGTTGGTATTGCACGCTGACTTCCAGCGCGTTGACCAAAACCAGAAGATCCACGTCAAGGTGCCGCTGCACTTCGTGAACGCTGAAATCTCGCCGGCCGTCAAGCTGGGTGGCGCAATCATCAGCCACGTGATGAACGACCTGGACGTATCCTGCCTGCCGTCCGATCTGCCGGAATTCGTTGAAGTCGATCTGTCGAAAGTGGAAGCCGGCGCATCGATCCACCTGTCCGACATCAATCTGCCGAAAGGCGTGTCCGCAGTGCTGCACGGCCAGGACAACCCGACTATCGCTATTGCAAGCGTTCCGGCTGGTCAGGTTTCGGCTGACGACGCAGCTGCCGCAGAAGGCGACGCAGAGAAGAAGTAA
- a CDS encoding TOTE conflict system archaeo-eukaryotic primase domain-containing protein translates to MGEIAIKHGRLSASRCPDCEKLHAENARLVALLNTHGIDWRLPKPAPVPPVSIEPDPSRLSPEEKIALFRRLFRGRTDVYPIRWESKAGKSGYAPACANEWRASVCEKPRIKCSDCGNRLLIPLSDAIIYDHLAGEHTIGVYPLLPDDSCHFLAVDFDEADWRDDARAFAQSCRELSVPVALEVSRSGNGAHAWIFFASSLPARDARRLGTAIISHTCARTRQLKLASYDRLLPNQDTMPKGGFGNLIALPLQKKPRENGCSVFVDDDFKPYPDQWSYLASLSPMSVQAIETAILIATGGAHPLDVTFIADEDQQEPWKRVTSMPKKLSGEMPKALTVTLANMIYVEKAHLPQPLANRLIRLAAFQNPEFYKAQAMRLSTWDKVRVIGCAENYPRHIALPRGCLEVVKELLRDNGIRLDLNDQRFPGQPLDAAFAGTLRMDQEDAVARMLEFDTGVLCAPTAFGKTVTAAALIARRGINTLVLVHRTELLKQWQERLQSFLGVGKGIVGAIGGGKARPTGKIDIAVMQSLSRQGEVSELVENYGHIIVDECHHLSAFSFEKILKSAKAKYVLGLTATPIRRDGQQPIIFMQCGPIRHTAAKSDSAPHDLAIVPRMLTTRIDVPAEAGIQDVFRQVASDTGRTEAIAAEIKDCFSQRRKILVLTERTDHLEAIGAALAGRVGNLFTLHGRMTKKQRNHLIGELEALPPDAPRVLLSTGKLVGEGFDHPPLDTLVLAMPISWKGTLQQYAGRLHREHATKTDVRIIDFVDARHPALLRMWDKRQRGYRAMGYRMCDLSGQLNL, encoded by the coding sequence ATGGGAGAAATAGCGATCAAACACGGGCGGCTTTCCGCATCACGATGCCCCGACTGCGAAAAACTGCACGCCGAGAACGCACGCCTTGTCGCTCTGCTGAACACGCACGGCATCGATTGGCGGCTGCCGAAGCCAGCACCAGTCCCGCCGGTATCGATTGAGCCGGACCCATCCCGGCTGAGCCCGGAAGAAAAGATCGCCCTCTTTCGCCGTCTGTTCCGTGGCCGTACCGATGTTTATCCCATTCGCTGGGAGAGCAAGGCCGGCAAGTCGGGTTATGCGCCGGCCTGCGCCAATGAATGGCGGGCGAGTGTTTGCGAGAAGCCACGCATCAAGTGTTCCGATTGCGGCAACCGGCTGCTGATTCCGCTCTCCGACGCCATCATCTACGACCACCTCGCCGGCGAGCACACCATCGGCGTCTATCCACTGCTACCCGACGATAGCTGCCACTTTTTGGCAGTGGACTTTGACGAGGCCGATTGGCGAGACGATGCACGAGCCTTTGCGCAGTCGTGCCGTGAATTGAGCGTGCCGGTGGCACTGGAAGTTTCGCGCTCCGGCAACGGGGCGCATGCGTGGATTTTCTTCGCATCCAGTCTCCCGGCACGGGATGCCCGCCGACTGGGCACCGCGATCATCAGCCACACCTGTGCCCGCACACGGCAATTGAAGCTCGCCTCCTACGACCGGCTGCTCCCCAACCAGGACACCATGCCGAAAGGTGGGTTCGGCAATCTGATCGCTTTGCCGCTGCAAAAGAAGCCGCGCGAGAATGGCTGCAGCGTGTTCGTGGATGACGATTTCAAGCCGTATCCCGATCAATGGTCTTACCTGGCATCCCTTTCGCCAATGTCCGTGCAGGCTATTGAGACTGCGATTTTGATTGCGACCGGCGGCGCCCATCCGTTGGACGTGACGTTCATCGCGGACGAGGATCAGCAAGAGCCTTGGAAGCGTGTGACTTCCATGCCGAAGAAGTTGTCGGGCGAGATGCCCAAGGCGCTTACCGTAACGCTGGCAAACATGATCTATGTCGAGAAGGCGCATCTCCCGCAGCCATTGGCCAATCGGCTGATCCGGCTAGCCGCGTTCCAGAACCCGGAGTTTTACAAAGCACAGGCGATGCGTTTGTCGACCTGGGACAAAGTGCGCGTCATCGGCTGCGCCGAAAACTATCCCAGGCACATCGCGTTGCCGCGCGGCTGCCTGGAGGTGGTCAAGGAACTGCTGCGCGATAACGGCATCCGCCTGGATTTGAATGATCAGCGTTTTCCGGGTCAGCCGCTGGATGCGGCCTTCGCCGGTACGCTGCGCATGGATCAGGAAGATGCAGTAGCCAGGATGTTGGAGTTTGACACCGGCGTGCTATGTGCTCCGACCGCGTTCGGAAAAACGGTCACCGCCGCTGCGCTGATTGCACGTCGCGGCATCAATACCTTGGTACTGGTACACCGCACCGAATTGCTCAAGCAATGGCAGGAGCGCCTTCAATCCTTTCTCGGCGTCGGCAAAGGCATCGTCGGCGCCATCGGCGGAGGCAAGGCCAGGCCGACCGGCAAGATCGACATCGCGGTAATGCAGTCTCTTTCGCGGCAAGGCGAGGTCAGTGAACTGGTCGAGAATTACGGACACATCATCGTGGACGAATGCCATCACCTCTCGGCATTCTCGTTCGAGAAGATACTCAAGAGCGCCAAGGCCAAGTACGTGCTGGGCCTGACCGCTACGCCAATCCGCCGCGACGGACAGCAGCCTATCATTTTCATGCAATGCGGACCGATCCGGCACACCGCGGCCAAGTCGGACAGCGCACCGCATGACTTGGCTATCGTGCCGCGTATGCTCACCACCCGGATCGACGTGCCCGCCGAGGCCGGCATTCAGGACGTTTTCCGGCAAGTGGCAAGCGATACCGGCCGCACAGAGGCGATTGCAGCCGAGATCAAGGATTGTTTCAGCCAGAGACGAAAGATACTTGTCTTGACCGAACGAACCGACCACTTGGAAGCGATTGGCGCAGCGCTGGCAGGACGGGTCGGAAATCTTTTCACGCTGCATGGCCGGATGACGAAAAAGCAGCGCAATCACCTGATCGGCGAACTCGAAGCTTTGCCACCCGATGCGCCGCGTGTGCTGCTATCTACCGGCAAGCTGGTCGGCGAAGGCTTCGACCATCCACCGCTCGACACCTTGGTCCTGGCGATGCCGATCTCGTGGAAAGGCACGCTCCAACAATATGCCGGGCGTTTGCACCGGGAGCACGCGACCAAGACCGACGTGCGAATCATCGATTTTGTTGATGCCAGGCATCCGGCGCTGTTGCGTATGTGGGACAAGCGTCAACGCGGGTATCGGGCGATGGGCTATCGGATGTGCGACCTTTCCGGACAGTTGAACCTATAG
- a CDS encoding phage integrase central domain-containing protein, whose product MQKQTLRAHRWQGLYLEHDSATTFEAMDREWLALKDWEEVTKAPRLNMLQRVVFPKIGGLPVKRMTLVHALDVLNATSVRGRSKEAAFLLWLMECEWNRLSSGAGYVDHS is encoded by the coding sequence TTGCAAAAACAAACCCTACGAGCTCACCGATGGCAAGGGCTTTACCTGGAACACGACAGTGCAACAACGTTCGAGGCCATGGACCGCGAATGGCTAGCGCTAAAGGACTGGGAAGAAGTCACGAAGGCCCCGCGCCTGAACATGCTGCAACGGGTCGTTTTCCCGAAGATCGGGGGATTGCCGGTCAAGCGGATGACGCTTGTCCATGCCCTGGATGTACTGAACGCGACCAGTGTTCGGGGGCGATCCAAAGAGGCGGCGTTTCTACTTTGGCTGATGGAGTGCGAATGGAATCGGCTATCGTCGGGCGCCGGGTATGTTGATCATTCGTGA